The Acidobacteriota bacterium genome has a segment encoding these proteins:
- a CDS encoding DNA-3-methyladenine glycosylase I produces MNDKPRCAWCLGDPLYLAYHDLEWGVPLHDDRGLFEFLVLETFQAGLSWLTILKKRDNFRRAFAGFDPKRVARFDGRDRRRLLADAGIVRNRLKVDAAIVNARVFLEVQAAHGSFDRWIWSFTDGRPVVNRWRELREVPARTPLAATISREMRRLGFRFAGPVVVYSHMQATGMVNDHLVSCYRHAEIRRLAADTTI; encoded by the coding sequence GTGAACGACAAACCGCGTTGCGCCTGGTGTCTGGGTGATCCGCTGTACCTAGCATACCACGACCTGGAGTGGGGCGTCCCGCTGCACGATGACCGCGGACTGTTCGAGTTTCTTGTCCTGGAGACCTTTCAGGCCGGCCTGAGCTGGTTGACCATCCTGAAGAAGCGGGACAATTTCCGGCGCGCCTTCGCCGGCTTCGATCCAAAGCGGGTGGCTCGCTTCGACGGACGGGACCGGCGGCGGCTGCTGGCGGACGCCGGCATCGTCCGCAACCGGCTGAAGGTGGACGCGGCCATCGTCAACGCCCGGGTGTTCCTCGAGGTGCAGGCGGCCCACGGCAGCTTCGACCGGTGGATCTGGTCGTTCACCGACGGCCGTCCCGTCGTCAACCGATGGCGGGAGCTCCGGGAAGTACCCGCCCGGACGCCGTTGGCCGCGACGATCAGCCGGGAGATGCGCCGGCTCGGCTTCCGCTTCGCGGGTCCTGTCGTCGTCTATTCCCACATGCAGGCAACCGGCATGGTGAACGACCACCTGGTGAGCTGCTACCGGCACGCGGAAATCCGGCGGTTGGCCGCCGACACCACGATCTGA
- a CDS encoding MFS transporter → MLQHVISLYRDAFAGLARETWVLVAVALVNRAGTMVLPFLTLYLTRELRFDKSEAGWVIFAFGIGSVIGTFAGGRLSDRVGAIPVQLVSLIAGGAGFLLLGLLRTAPALMTGFAALGMLGDAFRPACMTAVAESAAPETRTRALTLLRMAINLGITVGPLVGGMLALVDYFWLFVVDGSTCCLAAALLWVTVGRRYRRQGAAAAPVTPAPSGPPARKRDWPFLGLLAVLFGLAMVFFQTMGTLPLYYREHFGLLENRIGMLFGLNALIIVMVEMVLVHRLQQCDHLRMMGWGCLLVCLGFGLMPWGSSWPYVVFTVLVWTAGEMLALPFANSLVAARAGTTDVGRYMGAYTALFAVALVVAPATGLWIYARLGGTVLWSAAGVLGLVLWVGCAFLAPRFRVHRRPVNPAGR, encoded by the coding sequence ATGCTGCAACATGTGATCAGCCTGTACCGGGATGCGTTCGCGGGATTGGCGCGAGAGACCTGGGTGTTGGTGGCGGTGGCGCTCGTCAATCGCGCCGGAACCATGGTGCTGCCCTTCCTGACGCTGTATCTCACCCGGGAGCTTCGCTTCGACAAGAGCGAAGCCGGATGGGTGATCTTTGCGTTCGGCATCGGGTCGGTGATCGGCACCTTTGCCGGGGGCCGGCTGAGCGACCGGGTGGGGGCGATCCCCGTTCAGCTCGTCAGTCTGATCGCCGGCGGGGCGGGTTTCCTGCTGCTGGGGCTGCTGCGCACGGCGCCCGCGCTCATGACGGGTTTCGCCGCGCTGGGAATGCTGGGCGACGCGTTCCGGCCGGCCTGCATGACGGCCGTGGCCGAGTCGGCGGCGCCCGAGACGCGCACCCGCGCCTTGACGCTCCTCCGGATGGCCATCAACCTGGGCATTACGGTGGGGCCGCTCGTCGGGGGCATGCTGGCCCTCGTTGATTACTTCTGGCTGTTCGTGGTGGACGGGAGCACCTGCTGCCTGGCGGCCGCGCTGCTCTGGGTGACGGTGGGCCGCCGGTACCGACGACAGGGCGCTGCGGCGGCTCCGGTGACACCGGCTCCATCCGGACCGCCGGCGCGGAAGCGGGACTGGCCGTTTTTGGGGCTGCTGGCCGTGTTGTTCGGGCTGGCCATGGTGTTCTTCCAGACGATGGGGACCCTTCCGCTGTACTACCGGGAGCATTTCGGCCTGCTCGAAAACCGGATTGGGATGCTGTTCGGGCTCAACGCCCTGATCATCGTGATGGTGGAGATGGTCCTCGTGCATCGACTGCAGCAGTGCGATCATCTCCGGATGATGGGCTGGGGCTGCCTGTTGGTCTGTCTCGGGTTCGGCCTGATGCCGTGGGGCTCGAGCTGGCCGTATGTCGTTTTCACGGTGCTGGTCTGGACCGCCGGCGAGATGCTGGCGCTGCCGTTCGCCAACAGCCTGGTGGCGGCTCGTGCCGGCACGACCGATGTGGGTCGGTACATGGGGGCCTACACGGCGCTGTTCGCCGTGGCGCTGGTGGTCGCACCGGCGACTGGGCTCTGGATCTACGCCCGGTTGGGCGGCACCGTCCTGTGGTCTGCGGCCGGTGTGCTCGGGCTGGTCCTCTGGGTCGGATGCGCGTTCCTGGCGCCGCGGTTCCGCGTGCACAGGCGCCCGGTCAATCCGGCCGGACGCTGA